A stretch of the Phaeodactylum tricornutum CCAP 1055/1 chromosome 15, whole genome shotgun sequence genome encodes the following:
- a CDS encoding predicted protein, translating into MSVVPVNEGKLVGGLTEDHLRHRHAMNDDHDRTKATEGPVPYGFKVNDIGIDDKLTSTELEMQPLHLKESDGNLEEDERILYPITVGTTSMYEGWRKTLDDFLFPPHLPRSCQLLRPENIAVPACYLLVGLLQGLSSPLINVFPLDLGATEAQQTTISSIRSLPASFKLVFGFMSDNIPIAGYRRKPYMLMGWLLASLSLFSLILGSNLNITPRNAGCFESQASDSDSPTTLPADAPSIPFFSVALLAFGTGFWLADVMGDSIVAEKAKLEPPESRGSVQSSCYSYRFFGIMVAAPLSTYLYATYGPRAVLLLLATLPLCILPLVYLLFEVENAPVSSTADQCREIWRTVCSRAVWQPMGFVYVYNLMQVSNAAWREFLVTSLRFTSCQLNLILIVAYVLLYLGILAYKYYMMDWSWRKVYFVTTLLNGFFSLLQVLLIYNITLGLSSFWFALGDDAFAEFIGGIQFLPTTIMMVHLCPTGSEGASYAMFTTVNNSALTLSSAISTQLLRIWDVSRTALAAGDLSGMVRLTYLTTVVQVAAIAFVSWLPHTKEDLVQLNEQSSRSRVGGTVFLVVTFGSILYAVGVGLLNIVAPGWMGES; encoded by the coding sequence ATGTCGGTGGTTCCTGTCAACGAAGGCAAGCTTGTGGGAGGCTTGACGGAAGATCATTTGCGACATCGACACGCAATGAATGACGATCATGACCGTACCAAGGCAACCGAAGGACCCGTGCCGTATGGGTTTAAAGTCAACGACATTGGCATTGACGACAAGTTAACGTCGACCGAGCTCGAAATGCAGCCACTGCATTTAAAGGAAAGTGATGGAAACTTGGAAGAGGATGAACGAATACTGTATCCGATCACCGTCGGTACTACTAGTATGTACGAGGGCTGGAGAAAAACCTTGGACGATTTTCTCTTTCCTCCACATCTACCCAGAAGTTGTCAATTACTGCGACCGGAAAATATTGCCGTGCCAGCGTGCTACCTGCTAGTGGGGCTTCTGCAAGGTCTTTCTTCACCACTGATTAATGTGTTTCCGCTGGATCTGGGTGCCACAGAAGCTCAGCagacgacaatttcgtcgaTCCGATCTCTACCCGCATCCTTCAAGCTCGTCTTTGGGTTTATGAGCGACAATATCCCTATCGCAGGTTACCGAAGAAAACCGTACATGCTGATGGGATGGCTTCTGGCTAGTCTATCACTTTTTTCGCTCATTCTTGGTTCCAATCTGAACATTACCCCCCGCAATGCCGGTTGCTTCGAGTCCCAAGCCAGCGACAGCGATTCGCCGACGACACTGCCAGCGGACGCACCTTCTATACCCTTTTTCTCCGTCGCCCTCTTGGCCTTCGGCACCGGCTTTTGGCTCGCCGATGTCATGGGTGACAGCATTGTCGCCGAAAAAGCCAAACTGGAACCACCGGAAAGCCGCGGATCCGTACAGTCCAGCTGCTACTCGTACCGATTTTTCGGAATCATGGTGGCGGCGCCCTTGTCCACGTACCTGTACGCCACGTACGGGCCCCGGGCGGTGCTCCTGCTCCTCGCCACACTGCCCTTGTGTATCTTGCCTTTGGTCTACCTGCTCTTTGAAGTGGAGAACGCTCCGGTCAGCTCGACGGCCGACCAGTGTCGTGAAATTTGGCGGACCGTCTGCAGTCGAGCTGTTTGGCAGCCCATGGGATTCGTTTACGTGTACAATCTTATGCAAGTGAGCAACGCTGCGTGGCGAGAGTTTCTCGTCACCTCCTTGCGGTTCACATCGTGTCAACTCAATCTGATCCTCATTGTGGCCTACGTGCTGTTGTACCTTGGGATTCTGGCCTACAAGTACTACATGATGGACTGGTCCTGGCGCAAAGTCTACTTCGTTACCACTCTACTGAACGGATTCTTCAGTCTACTCCAAGTCTTGTTGATTTACAACATTACCTTGGGTTTGTCCAGTTTTTGGTTCGCCCTCGGCGACGACGCCTTTGCCGAATTTATTGGTGGCATTCAGTTCTTACCGACCACGATTATGATGGTCCATCTCTGCCCCACCGGCAGCGAGGGTGCTTCGTACGCCATGTTTACGACCGTCAACAATAGCGCTCTGACCTTGTCCAGTGCCATTTCCACCCAACTGTTGCGCATTTGGGACGTGTCCCGcacggccttggcggcggggGACTTGTCCGGCATGGTCCGACTGACCTACCTCACGACCGTGGTCCAAGTGGCAGCGATTGCCTTTGTTTCGTGGCTACCCCACACCAAGGAGGATCTGGTGCAATTGAACGAGCAGTCGTCCCGGAGTCGCGTGGGGGGTACCGTATTTTTGGTGGTCACGTTCGGCTCGATTCTGTACGCCGTGGGAGTGGGTCTGTTGAACATTGTGGCACCAGGATGGATGGGAGAATCGTAA
- a CDS encoding predicted protein has protein sequence MKTTASFGSLTDAGALLVTSLLLLSLSSTRALVPLRNPSTPRPSGTRRSATTESSRRAWLATLTTSVVSVATIVAGSPVEPAAATYSAYANREKDWQTRLESGDVQISTPKDLRAQLREIAPMNVNDKIFCPNGPSAAVSPLMENKCGERQALPSVYGRSQDVVGNSIPGFTTSGGVYLRGESSSSLSADVGGFPSYGGK, from the coding sequence atgaagaCGACGGCGTCTTTCGGAAGCCTGACCGACGCGGGTGCTCTACTCGTCACGTCACTCCTTTTGCTGTCACTTTCGTCCACACGAGCCTTGGTTCCTCTACGGAACCCTTCCACGCCCCGTCCGAGTGGTACTCGTCGGTCCGCCACGACCGAGTCTTCCCGTCGCGCCTGGCTCGCTACGTTGACAACGTCGGTCGTGTCCGTCGCCACGATCGTGGCGGGCTCGCCGGTGGAACCGGCGGCGGCGACCTATTCCGCCTACGCCAACCGCGAAAAGGACTGGCAGACCCGATTGGAAAGTGGTGACGTGCAAATCTCCACACCCAAGGATCTCCGGGCCCAACTCCGCGAAATCGCCCCCATGAACGTCAACGATAAAATATTTTGTCCCAACGGACCGTCCGCTGCCGTCTCGCCGTTGATGGAGAACAAGTGTGGGGAACGGCAGGCACTGCCGTCCGTGTACGGGCGATCCCAGGATGTCGTCGGAAACAGTATTCCCGGTTTTACGACCAGTGGAGGGGTCTACTTGCGGGGAGAATCCTCCAGCTCCCTGTCCGCTGATGTGGGGGGATTCCCGTCATACGGGGGGAAGTAA
- a CDS encoding predicted protein, protein MMMSPDQRPPKPCLLWLGTSANEQDSPVPSRNDGTSSPTQRPPLLLPFPASAQPNVYTADDFYQTVQAHYESEAHFVGGMGESDPGVYVLSTDDDLLRQHGPLLRDGMARVHAARHGVPFYLCTTGLGNDTDWSVPLEALAHSNNNHNTTIQVSLYGSNPAEYARAAGIADGRRAFAQVCAFLVACQELRIPTEVAVVPEYAKSARELALTLGAQQVHVYEPVPSIPEHS, encoded by the coding sequence atgatgatgagtCCGGATCAGCGACCACCCAAACCGTGTCTACTCTGGTTGGGCACGTCCGCCAACGAACAAGACTCTCCCGTCCCATCCCGCAACGATGGTACCTCCTCACCGACCCAACGGCCTCCCTTGCTGTTGCCCTTTCCCGCTTCCGCCCAACCCAACGTGTACACGGCGGACGACTTTTACCAAACCGTACAGGCACATTACGAGTCGGAAGCACACTTTGTGGGTGGCATGGGGGAATCCGACCCGGGAGTGTACGTTCTCtccaccgacgacgatcttTTGCGTCAACACGGACCACTCCTACGCGACGGCATGGCTCGTGTACACGCCGCACGCCACGGTGTACCCTTTTATCTCTGCACCACCGGGCTCGGCAACGACACGGATTGGTCCGTGCCGTTGGAAGCCTTGGCCCATAGCAACAATAACCACAACACCACGATACAAGTCAGTCTGTACGGATCCAACCCGGCCGAATACGCCCGGGCCGCCGGCATTGCGGACGGTCGACGAGCCTTTGCACAAGTGTGTGCCTTTCTCGTGGCCTGTCAAGAATTGCGGATACCGACCGAAGTGGCCGTCGTGCCGGAGTACGCCAAATCCGCCCGGGAGCTCGCACTCACACTCGGTGCGCAACAAGTACACGTCTACGAACCAGTCCCGTCCATCCCGGAGCACTCCTAG
- a CDS encoding predicted protein, producing the protein MKFSTFALVGLVPQLSLATNLRESASRIRNFADKDSVGSFNGEYARFFKMVAENPVLTLEDLMDSQQALETELDVEQAEIKAFMAAIQRSEIIDLSMDISNAPSDSKSPSASDNPSVSPTVSSMPTMKVGDPTAAPSSFPSAIPTTTPSNSPSTTAPTTEPPTMVPTFAGCGISAESRVQAILSILDAVADPVLIRDGTSSQGLATQWLIEDDEFRICPDDDKLIQRWSMAVMYFSTGGPDWFQCSGDEAATDICGAEDPFVGKQRFLSGVSECDWAGISCITGCVSEVEFESNNLVGTIPTEMGLLTDLAVWGMERGGLTGPIPTEIGILTNLIFLDLDFNALTGTLSSELLSLSTLTQLDLNNNQFTGSINGIGVYPAMEFLQLHDNGFTGTVPAAVGGFSGLVAFTLYETSISGVMPASVCELLETDVNGGVLRSLIADCVEPNPNVICPCCTECRAN; encoded by the exons ATGAAGTTCTCTACTTTTGCGcttgttggccttgtgcCGCAGCTTTCCTTGGCGACCAACCTCCGTGAATCGGCCAGTCGCATCCGTAACTTTGCCGACAAGGATTCCGTTGGTTCATTCAATGGCGAATACGCCAGATTTTTTAAAATGGTTGCTGAAAATCCAGTGCTGACTCTCGAAGACTTGATGGATTCACAGCAGGCGTTGGAAACGGAACTGGATGTAGAACAGGCGGAAATCAAGGCATTCATGGCGGCAATTCAACGCTCGGAAATCATTGACTTGAGTATGGATATTTCGAATGCTCCTTCGGATTCCAAATCTCCCAGCGCATCGGACAATCCTAGTGTGTCGCCTACCGTTTCGTCGATGCCCACAATGAAAGTTGGGGATCCCACTGCTGCACCCAGTAGCTTCCCTTCAGCAATTCCGACGACAACACCCTCGAACAGCCCGTCCACTACAGCTCCCACGACGGAACCGCCGACAATGGTCCCCACATTTGCTGGCTGTGGGATTTCCGCGGAATCCCGCGTTCAGGCCATTCTCTCCATTCTTGATGCAGTTGCTGATCCCGTCTTGATTCGCGACGGTACCTCATCCCAAGGACTCGCCACACAGTGGTTGATTGAAGATGACGAATTCCGTATCTGCCCCGACGATGACAAGCTTATCCAGCGCTGGTCGATGGCGGTCATGTATTTCTCCACTGGTGGTCCGGACTGGTTCCAGTGTTCGGGCGACGAGGCCGCCACCGATATCTGTGGCGCAGAAGATCCCTTTGTGGGCAAGCAGCGCTTTTTGAGCGGGGTGTCTGAATGCGATTGGGCTGGAATTTCGTGTATTACTGGCTGCGTCTCGGAAGTGGAATTCG AATCGAACAATTTGGTGGGTACGATCCCGACCGAAATGGGTCTCTTGACCGATTTGGCTGTTTGGGGGATGGAACGTGGTGGACTGACTGGTCCTATTCCCACCGAAATTGGCATTCTCACCAATCTCATCTTTTTGGACTTGGACTTTAACGCGTTGACGGGCACGTTGAGTTCCGAATTGCTGAGTTTGAGTACGCTGACCCAGCTGGAtctcaacaacaaccaaTTTACCGGTTCCATCAACGGCATTGGTGTTTATCCCGCCATGGAATTTTTGCAGTTGCACGACAATGGGTTTACCGGGACCGTCCCGGCGGCGGTGGGTGGCTTTTCGGGCTTGGTGGCCTTTACGCTGTACGAAACGTCTATTTCCGGAGTCATGCCCGCGTCCGTGTGTGAGTTGCTCGAGACGGACGTCAATGGTGGTGTCCTCCGTTCCTTGATTGCCGACTGCGTCGAACCCAATCCGAACGTGATCTGCCCGTGCTGTACCGAGTGCCGTGCGAACTAA